One genomic segment of Pseudomonadota bacterium includes these proteins:
- a CDS encoding AAA family ATPase — translation MKIHQLTLRNWRGVQAADLVFGDGVTVIEGPNEIGKSSIVEALLLLFNELDSSKKKAIQAVKPVDVDAGSEVSAEISAGQNRFVYGKTFNKTPSTTLRIIAPEVSQMTGREAHDQVNTLLSETVDMTLWQALLVNQGESLAAAELRGSGSLLKALDEAAGTAGHGDENPDLFAACQAEYERYFTLKTGRPKFLDEREKLKVAKQTLDDATQAMAAIAQDVERQERCQQELDRLQAQLPELTAQREEQEQKQRALEAQRQALVAQQRLLDAAAQTNVQITGELAERERLADEITLAEKARDELRQAGEPGQSALDLLEKKAAELKAQIAASQNENTRRRELLRAAEAELQNQNDAAQLAKLEQQLAQVQDAQAGQPEVAEQIGALRVTQDSLTNLRTADRDLELARTQLAAAVTIFEVAANRDLKLAIDHTELQLIPGQVHRQPIDAKTAISLPGIADLELIPPASADDLRARAGEANEQFRAQLQACGVASIADAETQLLRKTDLERKLEDLKTVEKRLLGDLSTAELRQKIAGLTVALATATKNRHPDLTAPENMGEAERILAESRQAYDSTSDQLEQLRAELDGALAAVNAQRETIRDQERNAAVQQSLLKSKREDLKRLCAGESNASLNHRARAASVDLAQQQAAVQTLSQELDQHSPEAAQALLENAVKVHEQVLRQLDEQRQTLAVYNDRLENARADGRFETLENAQRDYEFRERQTQALSRRAEAAKLLWTTLSDCREHARQAYLEPMSNAVRKLGQIVFGNSFGVELGDDWTITHRELNGKRLPVESLSVGAQEQLSLLTRLAAAQIVSSAGGVPVIFDDALGFADPQRLNSMGAAFAAAGRSCQVIVLTCTPGRFQNIGGAGLIKLGE, via the coding sequence ATGAAGATCCATCAGCTGACGCTGCGAAACTGGCGCGGCGTTCAGGCGGCTGACCTTGTATTCGGCGACGGCGTGACCGTCATCGAAGGCCCGAATGAGATCGGTAAATCGTCGATTGTTGAGGCGCTGCTGCTGCTGTTCAATGAACTGGACTCATCCAAAAAAAAGGCCATTCAGGCGGTCAAGCCTGTAGATGTCGACGCCGGCAGCGAGGTGTCGGCCGAAATCAGTGCCGGGCAAAATCGTTTTGTCTACGGCAAGACCTTTAACAAAACGCCGTCGACAACGCTGAGGATCATAGCCCCGGAAGTCAGTCAAATGACCGGACGGGAGGCACACGACCAGGTAAATACGTTGCTGTCGGAAACCGTCGACATGACCTTGTGGCAGGCTCTGCTGGTTAACCAGGGTGAAAGCCTGGCCGCGGCGGAGCTCAGAGGCTCGGGCAGCCTGCTCAAAGCGCTCGACGAGGCCGCCGGCACCGCAGGACACGGTGACGAAAACCCCGATCTTTTTGCGGCTTGCCAGGCCGAGTATGAGCGCTATTTCACGCTGAAGACCGGCCGACCCAAGTTTCTCGACGAACGAGAAAAGCTCAAAGTCGCGAAGCAGACGCTGGACGATGCGACGCAGGCCATGGCCGCCATCGCGCAGGACGTTGAACGCCAGGAACGCTGCCAACAAGAGCTCGACCGGCTTCAGGCTCAGCTCCCCGAGCTCACAGCGCAGCGAGAGGAACAGGAGCAGAAGCAACGGGCGCTGGAAGCCCAGCGGCAGGCGCTTGTTGCGCAGCAGCGTTTGCTTGACGCTGCGGCACAAACGAATGTGCAGATCACCGGAGAGCTGGCCGAACGGGAGCGGCTCGCCGACGAGATCACGCTGGCCGAGAAGGCTCGCGATGAACTGCGCCAGGCGGGTGAACCGGGGCAGTCGGCGCTCGATCTGCTCGAAAAAAAGGCGGCTGAACTCAAGGCTCAGATCGCGGCAAGCCAGAACGAAAACACGCGGCGGCGCGAGCTTTTGCGGGCAGCCGAAGCGGAGCTGCAAAACCAAAATGACGCTGCACAGCTGGCCAAGCTTGAACAGCAGCTGGCGCAGGTGCAGGACGCGCAGGCGGGCCAGCCCGAGGTTGCCGAGCAGATCGGCGCGCTTCGCGTAACGCAGGATTCCCTGACAAACCTGCGAACGGCGGACCGAGATCTGGAGCTTGCACGGACCCAGCTTGCTGCAGCGGTGACGATTTTTGAGGTTGCCGCCAACCGGGATCTCAAGCTGGCGATTGACCATACGGAACTACAGCTTATTCCCGGTCAGGTACACCGCCAGCCAATCGACGCGAAGACTGCAATCAGTCTTCCGGGTATCGCAGACCTTGAGCTGATTCCGCCGGCTTCCGCCGACGACCTCAGGGCTCGTGCGGGCGAGGCGAACGAGCAGTTTCGCGCACAGCTCCAAGCATGTGGCGTAGCCTCAATCGCTGACGCGGAAACCCAACTACTTCGAAAGACGGATCTCGAGCGCAAGCTGGAGGATCTCAAGACTGTAGAAAAGCGACTGCTTGGCGACCTGAGCACGGCCGAGCTGCGCCAGAAGATTGCCGGCCTTACGGTGGCGCTGGCTACAGCCACCAAGAACCGTCACCCAGACCTTACAGCTCCGGAGAATATGGGTGAGGCAGAGCGAATCCTGGCCGAGAGTCGACAGGCTTATGACTCGACCTCGGACCAGCTGGAACAACTAAGAGCAGAGCTGGACGGAGCGCTGGCGGCCGTGAACGCACAGCGGGAAACCATTCGCGACCAGGAGCGGAATGCCGCCGTCCAGCAGTCTCTGCTCAAGAGCAAACGTGAAGATCTCAAGCGCCTATGTGCCGGTGAGAGCAACGCCTCGCTAAACCATCGCGCCAGGGCGGCAAGCGTCGACCTGGCCCAGCAGCAGGCCGCGGTTCAAACACTCTCGCAGGAGCTCGACCAGCATTCGCCCGAAGCGGCGCAGGCGCTCCTGGAAAACGCGGTGAAGGTCCATGAACAGGTCCTGCGGCAGCTTGATGAGCAGCGGCAGACGTTAGCCGTCTACAACGATCGGCTGGAAAACGCTCGCGCTGACGGGCGGTTCGAGACACTGGAAAACGCGCAGCGCGACTATGAGTTCCGCGAGCGGCAGACCCAGGCGCTCTCCCGTCGAGCGGAAGCGGCAAAGCTGCTGTGGACAACGCTCAGCGACTGCCGCGAGCACGCGCGCCAGGCTTACCTCGAGCCGATGAGCAACGCGGTGCGCAAGCTGGGTCAAATTGTGTTCGGCAACTCCTTTGGCGTTGAGCTCGGCGATGACTGGACGATTACCCACCGTGAGCTGAATGGAAAACGCCTACCGGTTGAGTCGCTGAGCGTTGGTGCGCAGGAGCAGCTCAGCCTCCTAACCCGGCTCGCCGCGGCCCAGATCGTCTCCAGCGCCGGCGGGGTGCCGGTCATATTCGACGACGCGCTGGGCTTTGCCGATCCGCAGCGGCTAAATTCCATGGGCGCCGCGTTTGCCGCCGCTGGACGCAGCTGCCAGGTCATTGTGCTCACCTGTACGCCCGGGCGATTTCAGAACATCGGCGGTGCCGGACTAATCAAGCTTGGCGAATGA
- a CDS encoding exonuclease SbcCD subunit D produces the protein MTQAQPPARFIHSSDWQLGMTRTFLSDEAAARFSQARIDAIGTLGRLASERQAQFIVVAGDVFESNQLSRQTLLRTVDALEALPVPVLLLPGNHDPLDGSSIFSSAPMLNASPHIIVLRDEAPVPVPGAAGVEVVGAPWRNKRPSTDLCAQLAASLPPSTGVTRIAVCHGQVDTLSPDPDRPEIIRLEAAEQAIADDRFRYLALGDRHSLTEVGRTGRIHYSGAPVATAFDEERPNHALLVELSNVGECQVEALEVGDWRFIASDHVINGPNDLAAFQQWLVSLPDKERTVVKTGFTGSVSLRVRADLDALLEQQSTLFASLRQRQRTSNLAVVPDQLDRDSVALTGYAQTAWQQLVALSEASDQNQAGVAQDALRLLYRLSGSGGGS, from the coding sequence ATGACCCAGGCGCAGCCCCCCGCCCGCTTTATCCACAGCTCCGACTGGCAGCTTGGTATGACCCGTACTTTCCTGAGTGACGAGGCGGCGGCTCGCTTTAGCCAAGCGCGTATCGATGCTATCGGCACGTTGGGCCGTCTCGCCTCGGAGCGGCAGGCACAGTTTATTGTGGTTGCCGGCGACGTCTTTGAGTCCAACCAGCTCAGCCGACAAACGCTGCTGCGCACCGTGGATGCCTTGGAGGCCTTGCCGGTACCCGTGTTGCTGCTGCCGGGCAACCATGACCCGTTGGACGGCTCCTCCATCTTTTCGAGCGCGCCGATGCTAAACGCCTCCCCGCACATCATCGTGCTGCGTGACGAGGCACCCGTGCCTGTTCCTGGTGCGGCGGGTGTGGAGGTTGTCGGTGCACCGTGGCGCAACAAACGGCCGTCCACCGATCTATGTGCCCAGTTGGCGGCGTCGTTGCCGCCCTCGACGGGCGTGACGCGCATCGCGGTCTGCCACGGGCAGGTCGATACGCTCTCGCCTGACCCCGACCGACCGGAGATCATTCGGCTGGAGGCCGCCGAGCAGGCCATCGCGGATGATCGCTTTCGCTACCTTGCGCTGGGTGACCGCCACTCCCTGACCGAGGTGGGCCGTACCGGCCGCATTCACTACAGCGGTGCGCCGGTGGCAACCGCATTTGACGAGGAGCGGCCAAACCACGCGCTGCTGGTGGAGCTGAGCAACGTCGGCGAGTGTCAGGTCGAAGCGCTGGAAGTTGGCGACTGGCGCTTTATTGCCAGCGATCACGTGATCAACGGTCCAAACGACCTGGCGGCGTTTCAGCAATGGCTGGTATCGCTGCCGGACAAGGAGCGCACCGTCGTCAAAACCGGCTTTACCGGCTCGGTGAGTCTACGGGTCCGTGCAGATCTCGACGCGCTGCTGGAGCAGCAGTCGACGCTGTTCGCCAGCCTTCGGCAGCGGCAGCGCACGTCTAACCTGGCGGTGGTGCCCGATCAGCTTGACCGGGACAGCGTCGCCCTGACTGGCTACGCCCAGACTGCTTGGCAGCAGCTTGTTGCGCTCAGCGAGGCCAGTGATCAGAACCAGGCTGGGGTCGCCCAGGACGCGCTGCGGCTTCTCTACCGCCTCAGCGGCAGCGGTGGCGGGTCATGA
- a CDS encoding ECF-type sigma factor — MSSEPKSTPEEVTRLLLAVESGDRAAAEQLLPLVYQELRDLARARMSNEKPGQTLTPTALVHEVYLRLVKDSDAGFANRAHFFAAAAQAMRRILIEIARRKKAVKHGGEWQRQPLTDMGAIPTDQPREILALDESLTRLEAADERMATVVKLHFFAGLSLAETAEAMQSSDRSVSRLWRAARAWLYEDMAPPH, encoded by the coding sequence ATGTCCTCTGAGCCCAAATCGACGCCCGAAGAAGTCACGCGACTGCTGCTGGCCGTGGAGTCGGGTGATCGGGCCGCCGCCGAGCAGCTTCTGCCTTTGGTCTATCAGGAGCTTCGCGATCTGGCGCGCGCGCGGATGAGCAACGAAAAACCCGGCCAGACCCTGACGCCCACCGCCCTGGTGCACGAGGTCTACCTGAGGCTGGTCAAAGACAGCGATGCGGGCTTCGCCAACCGAGCGCATTTTTTCGCCGCTGCCGCCCAAGCCATGCGACGCATCCTGATTGAGATCGCCCGGCGCAAAAAAGCGGTCAAACATGGCGGCGAGTGGCAGCGCCAGCCGCTGACCGACATGGGCGCTATACCAACGGATCAGCCGCGGGAGATTCTGGCGCTCGATGAGTCTCTGACCCGACTTGAAGCCGCCGATGAGCGCATGGCAACAGTCGTCAAATTGCACTTCTTTGCGGGCTTAAGCCTGGCCGAAACGGCCGAGGCGATGCAATCGTCCGACCGGAGCGTATCGCGCCTTTGGCGCGCCGCCAGAGCGTGGCTGTACGAAGACATGGCGCCGCCGCATTAG
- a CDS encoding serine/threonine-protein kinase → MTDPNWNRLWELFEQAVDLPADEQAAFLDRSCGEDAELRRRLVQLIARDAQREGMLDVGLEGSGLIDEVSSPLPGQVGAYRIIRELGRGGMGQVFLGERDDPEFRQQVAIKLIPLGRYSDAVLKRFVLERQILSDLNHENIARLLDGGVTDEGIPYLIMEYVDGQTIDAYCEDQNLDLQARLGLFQQVCRAVDYAHRRLIVHRDIKPGNVLVDQTGRVKLLDFGVAKLLEPALQGEDAVTETMGRMATPEYASPEQLKGERLSTATDVYSLGVLLYQLLTGKRPIEVTRSDLASTIQAVSAEEPARPSQLRAHGAPSVPSKLLRGDLDNIVMLALRKDPDRRYGSAAEFSTDVQRYLDGFPIQARPESMGYRAGKFIRRNRLAVAASTVVSFALIILAATSYLQARNLSAALAQANLERQKANEVVTFMRDLFKASDPLAPDANQRSTEQLLADGAERIRSELQGQPALQASLMSTMAEVYLNLSHFDEAQTLAEDALDVYRNNPTTGANSALKTQLTLARIAFLEEDFEQAMVLCEAALETAGSVDDQLEIRVQANLQCASAESFLGRYEASIDRVRNLLDGDLQLMAEQTDSVAEAHTVLGSNYWYLADYDRSRTEYGTAYELVLSRYGEQHPKSISALNRIGSVDLRTGSLERAEKIHREVLDQTRSLLGQGHSQTAYATNGLGVVLLQQGNYDEAEALFLESITAYEALQGANSAGALRPMINLALAYTETQRYDEAIPIHDELLRREIAAMGPDFWRVGLHYNNAGLVYQDLRQLKKAETSFRNAHEVIRKAWGEDHPGLAYSTNNLAIVLHDQGESEEAEALFKRALKLRRDGLDEAHPALAATLHEYGRFLIDHGRHHEAAPMVTQALAIRREKLAADDWRTQHTEALQGALLALEKDFDGAEPLITRSLAGLETSLGPTHWRTLDTRRRAYDMYRAWGREQQADNYAPSE, encoded by the coding sequence GTGACCGATCCGAACTGGAACAGGCTTTGGGAGCTCTTTGAGCAGGCGGTTGACCTGCCCGCAGATGAACAAGCGGCGTTTCTGGATCGAAGCTGTGGAGAGGACGCCGAGTTACGACGCCGATTGGTTCAGTTGATTGCCCGAGACGCTCAGCGGGAGGGCATGCTGGATGTCGGCCTCGAGGGCAGCGGTCTGATCGATGAGGTGTCCAGCCCGCTTCCGGGCCAGGTTGGCGCCTATCGGATTATCCGCGAGCTGGGGCGGGGCGGCATGGGCCAGGTGTTTCTGGGTGAGCGGGACGACCCGGAATTCCGTCAGCAGGTCGCCATCAAGCTCATCCCGCTGGGTCGATACTCCGACGCGGTGCTGAAACGTTTCGTGCTGGAACGCCAGATTCTATCGGATTTGAACCACGAGAATATCGCCCGGCTGCTGGACGGTGGAGTGACCGACGAGGGGATTCCGTACCTCATCATGGAATATGTCGACGGCCAAACCATCGACGCCTACTGCGAGGATCAGAATTTGGATCTTCAGGCGCGGCTTGGCCTGTTTCAGCAGGTTTGCCGCGCCGTCGACTATGCGCATCGCCGGTTGATCGTGCATCGCGACATCAAACCAGGAAACGTTCTGGTGGACCAAACCGGCCGGGTCAAACTGCTCGATTTTGGTGTCGCCAAGCTGCTCGAGCCCGCGCTGCAGGGTGAGGATGCCGTCACCGAAACCATGGGCCGGATGGCCACGCCAGAATATGCCTCCCCCGAGCAGCTCAAGGGTGAGCGTCTGTCCACCGCAACGGATGTTTACTCGTTGGGTGTTCTGCTCTATCAGCTGCTGACCGGCAAGCGACCCATTGAGGTCACGCGCAGCGATCTGGCGTCCACCATTCAAGCTGTCTCTGCGGAGGAGCCCGCCCGCCCCAGTCAGCTTCGTGCGCACGGAGCTCCGTCAGTCCCCTCGAAGCTGCTGCGAGGGGACCTCGACAACATCGTGATGCTGGCGCTACGCAAGGATCCGGATCGACGCTACGGCTCAGCGGCCGAATTTTCCACCGATGTGCAGCGCTACCTCGACGGATTTCCGATTCAAGCCAGGCCTGAATCGATGGGCTACCGGGCCGGCAAGTTCATTCGTAGAAATCGGCTCGCGGTTGCCGCATCGACCGTCGTCTCGTTTGCGCTGATCATCCTGGCGGCCACCAGCTATCTGCAGGCGCGCAACCTATCGGCCGCTTTGGCACAAGCCAATCTCGAGCGGCAAAAGGCAAATGAGGTCGTCACTTTCATGCGCGATCTGTTTAAGGCCAGCGATCCGTTGGCGCCGGATGCCAACCAGAGGTCGACCGAACAGCTGCTGGCGGATGGCGCCGAACGAATCCGCTCGGAGCTGCAAGGGCAGCCGGCGCTGCAGGCGTCGCTGATGAGCACCATGGCTGAGGTCTACCTTAACCTGAGCCATTTTGACGAGGCGCAGACCCTCGCCGAAGACGCACTCGACGTCTACCGCAACAACCCGACAACCGGTGCGAATAGCGCTCTCAAGACGCAGCTTACGCTGGCCCGCATCGCCTTTCTGGAGGAGGATTTTGAGCAGGCTATGGTGCTGTGCGAAGCGGCGTTGGAGACCGCTGGCAGCGTGGATGACCAGCTTGAGATACGAGTTCAGGCGAATCTTCAGTGCGCGTCAGCGGAGTCGTTTCTTGGGCGCTACGAGGCATCTATCGACCGAGTGCGAAACCTGCTCGATGGTGACCTTCAGCTCATGGCGGAGCAAACGGACAGCGTGGCAGAGGCCCATACGGTGCTGGGCTCCAACTATTGGTATCTCGCTGACTACGATCGATCCCGCACCGAGTACGGCACGGCGTATGAGCTGGTGCTCAGCCGGTATGGAGAGCAGCATCCCAAATCTATCTCAGCCCTCAATCGCATCGGCTCAGTCGACCTGCGGACCGGTTCGCTAGAGCGGGCAGAAAAGATTCACCGCGAGGTACTGGACCAGACTCGATCTCTGCTGGGCCAGGGTCACAGCCAAACGGCCTATGCCACAAACGGCCTTGGCGTAGTGTTGCTGCAGCAAGGCAATTACGACGAGGCCGAAGCGCTGTTCCTGGAGTCGATTACCGCGTACGAGGCGCTGCAGGGGGCAAATTCTGCCGGCGCCCTGCGGCCGATGATCAACCTGGCGCTGGCGTATACCGAGACCCAGCGCTATGACGAAGCCATACCCATCCACGACGAGCTGCTGCGGCGAGAAATTGCTGCGATGGGGCCGGATTTCTGGCGGGTAGGTCTCCACTACAACAATGCCGGCCTGGTCTACCAGGACCTGCGTCAGCTCAAAAAAGCCGAGACCTCGTTTCGGAACGCCCATGAGGTGATTCGCAAGGCCTGGGGCGAAGACCATCCCGGCCTGGCCTATAGCACGAACAACCTCGCGATTGTGCTGCACGATCAGGGTGAAAGCGAGGAAGCTGAAGCACTCTTCAAGCGCGCGCTCAAGCTACGGCGGGATGGGCTCGACGAGGCACACCCAGCGCTGGCCGCGACGCTACATGAATATGGCCGGTTTCTGATCGATCACGGACGTCACCATGAGGCAGCTCCGATGGTGACGCAGGCACTAGCAATCCGCCGTGAGAAGCTTGCCGCCGACGACTGGCGCACGCAGCATACCGAGGCGCTGCAGGGCGCCCTGCTGGCTCTCGAGAAAGACTTTGACGGTGCGGAACCGCTGATCACTAGGTCACTAGCGGGCCTCGAAACGTCTCTGGGTCCCACCCATTGGAGAACCCTGGACACCCGCCGCCGGGCCTACGACATGTACCGCGCGTGGGGCCGAGAGCAGCAAGCGGATAACTATGCTCCAAGCGAGTAA